A part of Magnetospirillum sp. ME-1 genomic DNA contains:
- a CDS encoding AAA family ATPase: MLWRAHSESLGSALVMVPAEDEPSPRVLSRFRHEHALKDRLEADWAVRPTILVERGGTVEMLLEDPGGMPLDGILGDAAQAGRGMDIPDFLVLAPRIAESLSRLHSRNIVHKDLRPANILVSPDGQPVRFTGFGIASLLPRHHIALDPIETIEGNLVYMAPEQTGRMNRSVDCRSDLYSLGIVFFEMLAGRPPFASEDPVELVHFHVARRPPLLSGIRDDIPGPVSEIIMKLLAKPAEERYQTASGLAADLLHCLDSWRGNKAVAPFRLAANDTPDRLIIPEKLYGRAAELHRLQKAAERVTAQGSLNIVLVTGYSGIGKSALVGELHKALIQPRALFASGKFDQYRRHIPYATWAQAFQGTIRQVLGQGDAQLEEWRQAIQDALGQNGRLITDLIPELALLIGEQPPVSDLPPNEAQVRFFATFRRFLSTWATAEHPLVLFLDDLQWIDPGSLKLFEYLATHSELRHLLLICSYRDNEVGPAHPLALALDSIRSRVSLDEILLQPLSTDHLNQMVAETLFCPRTKAQPLAEIIGAKTAGNPFFTIQFMQGLFEDGLLAPGPDGWQWDMERIAGKTFTDNVVDLMVGKLRRLPEGAQSVMRTLACLGNTVSVNTLHILFGDSAAPLDDALDEALRASYLVRRKDSIRFTHDRIQEAAYFLLPPESRPAEHLRIGRMLLSGLDDGALDDQIFDVVNHFNIGAELVADPEERQRIRLMNVRAGEKAKASAAYATARTFFVEAMEMLPPSAWEEDYQGTFRLHLERTTCELLLGNFQQVDQLFPLILDKARSNADRARAYRLLILRNQVAGQYGEAVEVALTALRLFGLTCPTTPADIEAAVERARQDSTVNLKGREISELIDAPVMTDPDALGMLGILADAMPCAWIARPDLYAWLALNALNVTLLLGNDGDSCAVYMGYAIVLVSKYDAIDESIQYANVALKLQEALSRPDLRGRILVRAGVFINSRRNPMRSSIDILREGFVDCQAAGDYSYAVYGALEISWLTFECGAPLDDISAAAMTYSAFAQQSRNNGLLHTLRAQEAFVSCLTGEAELPTFMERGETSLAALTAAKFGTGIAYYHLMVQTAALLHGDYQLALEQSRHILPYLKSITGWVAETSYHLLAVLTLTALDAPSDPAEAAERRAELAAHVDLLARRTANCPENYGCRHDLALAEIARTEGDLLEAERLYENAISQAHDNATLHIEAIAYELASRFYRGRDRQLIADTYLRKARDAYARWGAMGKVRQLEAAYPQLADKPARSGAGNAPHGQFQSLDAISVVKASQAVSGEIALNRLVETLLRIAVENAGAGRGVLVVDLGGTSTVVADARIDDGAVVVVSLRSEPTPKVLPMKVLNYVQRAWKGVLLDDAPLDSDFGTDEYIQRNNVRSVMCLPMVKQSKLIGLLYLENSQVSHVFTAARVAVLELLASQAAISLENSLLYEDLERHRDDLERTVALRTAELSEKKEQLDKILAEQDIILENASLGIVVVQPAPDGRRLIRRANRAIERLFGFSPDELLGMDTRDVWGSDEEFRSVGNAYQMLAAGETYSGEHVITRRNGQKGFCKLVGTAIEPADLAKGTVWLIEDITDRHAAEVALKAAKQMAEEMAEAFRYKSDQVSALLDNSGQGFLSFQGDLLVKPEFSHPCLAFFGGSPAGKPIDELLFSGDDHARDTLRACIEEALAEKDTARAELYLSLLPEEITIGSRILKAEFKPLDQAIMVVLTDITSEKALAAQVARERTHLEMIVSAVTYGNDFFDAVAEFTSFVQDGPGMWRGRDRTVLYRMIHTFKGTFNQLGFHHLPAALHEVESSLQRLGSWADGAAAAAMVFSRDWQAILASDLETVRSALGDDFMARRGVVTVTPEQAKRFERFARGLLDEAEVPDVLEEIAAIRTVSLRQAIADFDKMIHQISARLEKEVAPLVVEGDDVRIDPEVFGPFLRSLGHVFRNAVDHGIEDPDSRLSTGKSEVGTITCAIRRADGALSIDIADDGSGIDVETLRRRAAELTSADVSGWGLADLVFADGVSVRTEATELSGRGVGMTAVKASVEELGGSVSINSRPGHGTLFQFHIPFPPQVEGRAQ; encoded by the coding sequence GTGCTTTGGCGCGCCCACAGCGAATCCTTGGGCTCGGCCCTGGTTATGGTTCCCGCCGAGGACGAGCCTTCGCCGCGCGTGCTGTCACGCTTTCGCCACGAACACGCCCTGAAGGACCGGCTCGAGGCCGATTGGGCGGTGCGGCCGACCATCCTGGTCGAGCGCGGCGGCACTGTGGAAATGCTTCTCGAAGACCCGGGCGGGATGCCGCTGGACGGCATCCTGGGCGATGCCGCCCAGGCGGGTAGAGGAATGGACATCCCGGACTTCCTGGTCCTGGCGCCCCGAATCGCCGAGTCCCTCTCCCGGTTGCACAGCAGGAACATCGTTCACAAGGACTTGAGGCCGGCGAATATCCTCGTCTCCCCGGACGGACAGCCGGTCCGTTTCACCGGATTCGGCATCGCCTCGCTGCTGCCGCGCCATCACATCGCGCTGGACCCCATCGAAACCATCGAGGGCAATCTGGTGTACATGGCGCCGGAACAGACCGGGCGCATGAACCGGTCGGTGGATTGCCGCAGCGACCTGTACTCGCTCGGCATCGTGTTCTTCGAGATGCTGGCCGGCAGGCCCCCCTTCGCCTCGGAGGACCCCGTCGAACTGGTGCATTTCCACGTGGCGCGCCGTCCGCCGCTGCTGTCGGGCATCCGTGACGACATTCCGGGTCCGGTCTCGGAAATCATCATGAAGCTGCTGGCCAAGCCGGCGGAGGAACGCTACCAGACGGCCAGCGGACTGGCCGCCGATCTCCTGCACTGCCTGGACTCGTGGCGGGGCAACAAGGCGGTGGCGCCGTTCCGCCTGGCCGCCAACGACACGCCGGATCGCCTGATCATCCCTGAAAAGCTCTATGGCCGCGCCGCCGAATTGCACCGGCTGCAAAAGGCCGCCGAGCGGGTGACGGCGCAGGGCAGCCTGAACATCGTCCTGGTCACCGGCTATTCGGGCATCGGCAAGTCGGCCCTGGTGGGGGAACTGCACAAGGCCCTGATCCAGCCGCGGGCGCTGTTCGCCTCCGGCAAGTTCGACCAGTACCGGCGCCACATCCCCTATGCCACCTGGGCCCAGGCGTTCCAGGGCACCATCCGCCAGGTTCTCGGCCAGGGCGACGCCCAGTTGGAAGAGTGGCGCCAGGCCATTCAGGACGCGCTGGGGCAGAACGGCCGCCTGATCACCGACCTGATTCCGGAACTGGCCCTGCTGATCGGCGAGCAGCCCCCGGTTTCGGATCTGCCCCCCAACGAGGCGCAGGTCCGCTTCTTCGCCACCTTCCGCCGGTTCCTCAGCACCTGGGCGACGGCCGAGCATCCGCTCGTCCTGTTCCTCGACGATCTCCAATGGATCGACCCCGGCAGCCTGAAGCTGTTCGAATACCTGGCGACCCACAGCGAACTGCGCCATCTTCTGCTGATCTGCTCGTACCGCGACAACGAGGTCGGGCCGGCCCACCCGCTGGCCCTGGCGTTGGACTCCATCCGGTCGCGCGTCAGCCTGGACGAAATCCTGCTGCAGCCACTGTCCACCGACCACCTGAACCAGATGGTGGCCGAAACGCTGTTCTGCCCGCGGACCAAGGCCCAGCCGCTGGCCGAGATCATCGGCGCCAAGACGGCGGGCAATCCCTTCTTCACCATCCAGTTCATGCAGGGGCTGTTCGAGGACGGCCTGCTCGCCCCCGGCCCGGACGGGTGGCAATGGGACATGGAGAGGATCGCCGGCAAGACCTTCACCGACAATGTGGTCGATCTGATGGTCGGCAAGCTGCGCCGCCTGCCCGAAGGGGCCCAGAGCGTGATGCGGACCCTGGCCTGCCTGGGCAACACGGTATCGGTCAACACCCTTCACATTCTGTTCGGCGATTCGGCCGCGCCCCTCGACGACGCCCTGGACGAGGCCTTGCGCGCCTCGTATCTGGTGCGGCGCAAGGACAGTATCCGCTTCACCCACGACCGCATCCAGGAAGCCGCCTATTTCCTGCTCCCCCCCGAATCCCGGCCGGCCGAGCACCTGCGCATCGGCCGCATGCTGCTTTCCGGGCTCGACGACGGCGCGCTCGACGACCAGATCTTCGACGTGGTGAACCATTTCAACATCGGCGCGGAGCTGGTCGCCGATCCCGAGGAACGGCAGCGGATCCGCCTGATGAACGTCCGGGCCGGCGAGAAGGCGAAGGCCTCGGCCGCCTACGCCACCGCCCGCACCTTCTTCGTCGAGGCCATGGAGATGTTGCCGCCCTCGGCCTGGGAGGAGGATTACCAGGGCACCTTCCGGCTGCACCTGGAACGGACCACCTGCGAGCTGCTGCTCGGCAATTTCCAGCAGGTGGATCAGCTTTTCCCGCTGATCCTCGACAAGGCGCGGAGCAACGCGGACCGCGCCCGCGCCTATCGCCTGCTCATCCTGCGCAACCAGGTGGCCGGCCAGTACGGCGAAGCGGTGGAGGTCGCCCTGACCGCGCTGCGCCTGTTCGGGCTGACCTGCCCCACCACCCCGGCCGACATCGAAGCGGCGGTGGAACGCGCACGCCAGGATTCCACGGTCAACCTCAAGGGCCGCGAGATCAGCGAGCTGATCGACGCCCCGGTGATGACCGATCCCGATGCGCTGGGCATGCTGGGCATCCTGGCCGACGCCATGCCCTGCGCCTGGATCGCCAGACCGGATCTTTACGCCTGGCTGGCCCTGAACGCGCTCAACGTCACCCTGCTTCTGGGCAATGACGGCGATTCCTGCGCCGTCTACATGGGCTATGCCATCGTCCTGGTCAGCAAGTACGACGCCATCGACGAATCCATCCAATACGCCAATGTGGCGCTGAAGCTGCAGGAAGCACTGTCGCGCCCCGACTTGCGGGGACGCATCCTGGTCCGGGCCGGCGTGTTCATCAACAGCCGCCGCAATCCCATGCGGTCCAGCATCGACATCCTGCGGGAAGGGTTCGTGGACTGCCAGGCGGCCGGCGACTACTCCTACGCCGTGTACGGCGCCCTGGAAATCTCGTGGCTGACCTTCGAATGCGGCGCGCCGCTCGACGACATCTCCGCCGCGGCCATGACCTATTCGGCCTTCGCGCAGCAAAGCCGCAACAACGGGCTGCTTCACACCCTGCGCGCCCAGGAGGCTTTCGTCTCCTGCCTGACGGGTGAAGCCGAACTGCCCACCTTCATGGAACGCGGCGAAACGTCCCTGGCGGCGCTGACCGCCGCCAAATTCGGAACCGGCATCGCCTATTACCACCTGATGGTCCAGACGGCCGCCCTGCTCCATGGCGATTACCAGCTGGCCCTCGAGCAAAGCCGCCATATCCTGCCCTATCTGAAGAGCATCACCGGATGGGTCGCCGAAACCAGCTACCACCTGCTGGCGGTCCTGACCCTGACGGCGCTCGACGCGCCCTCCGACCCGGCCGAGGCGGCGGAGCGGCGGGCCGAGCTGGCGGCGCATGTGGATCTGCTGGCAAGGCGGACGGCCAATTGCCCCGAGAATTACGGCTGCCGCCACGATCTGGCCCTGGCCGAGATCGCCCGCACCGAGGGCGACCTGCTGGAGGCCGAACGTCTCTACGAGAACGCCATCAGCCAGGCCCACGACAACGCCACCCTCCATATCGAGGCCATCGCCTACGAGCTGGCGTCAAGATTCTATCGCGGGCGCGACCGGCAGCTGATCGCCGACACCTATCTGCGCAAGGCCCGCGACGCCTATGCCCGATGGGGCGCCATGGGCAAGGTGCGGCAGCTGGAAGCCGCCTATCCCCAGCTGGCGGACAAGCCCGCCCGGTCCGGCGCCGGAAACGCGCCGCACGGCCAGTTCCAGAGCCTGGACGCCATCAGCGTCGTCAAGGCGTCGCAAGCGGTGTCCGGGGAAATCGCCCTCAACCGGCTGGTCGAGACGCTGCTGCGCATCGCGGTGGAAAACGCCGGGGCGGGACGCGGCGTGCTGGTGGTCGATCTCGGCGGCACCTCCACCGTGGTGGCCGATGCCCGCATCGACGACGGTGCCGTGGTGGTGGTTTCGCTGCGCAGCGAGCCGACGCCCAAGGTCCTTCCCATGAAGGTCCTGAACTACGTCCAGCGGGCGTGGAAGGGCGTGCTGCTGGACGACGCCCCCCTGGACAGCGATTTCGGGACCGACGAGTACATCCAACGCAACAACGTCCGCTCGGTCATGTGCCTGCCCATGGTCAAGCAGTCCAAGCTGATCGGCCTGCTTTACCTGGAAAACAGTCAGGTATCCCACGTTTTCACCGCGGCCCGCGTCGCGGTTCTCGAATTGCTGGCCTCCCAGGCGGCCATCTCGCTGGAAAACTCCCTGCTGTACGAGGATCTCGAACGGCACAGGGACGACCTGGAACGCACCGTCGCGCTCCGCACCGCCGAACTGTCCGAGAAGAAGGAACAGCTGGACAAGATCCTGGCCGAGCAGGACATCATCCTCGAGAACGCCTCGCTGGGCATCGTCGTCGTCCAGCCCGCCCCCGACGGGCGGCGGCTGATCCGGCGCGCCAACCGGGCCATCGAACGCCTGTTCGGCTTCAGCCCCGACGAATTGCTGGGAATGGACACCCGCGATGTCTGGGGCAGTGACGAGGAATTCAGGAGTGTGGGCAACGCCTACCAGATGCTCGCCGCCGGCGAAACCTACAGTGGCGAGCACGTCATCACGCGCCGGAACGGCCAGAAGGGCTTCTGCAAGCTGGTCGGCACCGCCATCGAGCCGGCCGACCTCGCCAAGGGCACCGTCTGGCTGATCGAGGACATCACCGATCGCCACGCCGCCGAAGTCGCCCTCAAGGCCGCCAAGCAGATGGCCGAGGAGATGGCCGAGGCCTTCCGCTACAAGAGCGATCAGGTCTCGGCGCTGTTGGACAATTCGGGGCAGGGCTTCCTGTCGTTCCAGGGCGATCTGCTGGTCAAGCCGGAATTCAGCCACCCCTGCCTGGCCTTCTTCGGCGGCTCGCCGGCCGGCAAGCCCATCGACGAACTGCTGTTCTCGGGCGACGACCACGCGCGGGACACGCTCAGGGCCTGCATCGAGGAAGCCCTGGCCGAAAAGGACACCGCCCGCGCCGAGCTTTACCTGTCCCTGCTGCCCGAAGAGATCACCATCGGCAGCCGCATCCTGAAAGCCGAGTTCAAGCCGCTGGACCAGGCGATCATGGTGGTGCTCACCGACATCACCAGCGAAAAGGCGCTGGCCGCCCAGGTGGCGCGCGAACGCACCCACCTGGAGATGATCGTGTCGGCCGTCACCTACGGCAACGACTTCTTCGACGCCGTCGCCGAGTTCACCAGCTTCGTCCAGGACGGGCCCGGCATGTGGCGGGGCCGCGACCGGACGGTCCTGTACCGGATGATCCATACCTTCAAGGGGACCTTCAACCAGTTGGGCTTCCACCATCTCCCCGCCGCGCTGCATGAGGTGGAATCCTCGCTGCAGCGGCTGGGGTCGTGGGCGGACGGGGCCGCCGCCGCCGCCATGGTGTTCTCCCGCGATTGGCAGGCCATCCTGGCCTCGGACCTGGAGACGGTCCGCAGCGCCCTGGGCGACGATTTCATGGCGCGGCGCGGCGTGGTCACCGTCACCCCCGAACAGGCCAAGCGCTTCGAGCGCTTCGCGCGCGGCCTGCTCGACGAGGCCGAGGTGCCCGACGTGCTGGAGGAAATCGCCGCCATCCGCACAGTCTCGCTGCGCCAGGCCATCGCCGATTTCGACAAGATGATCCATCAGATCTCGGCGCGGTTGGAAAAGGAAGTGGCGCCGCTGGTGGTGGAAGGCGACGACGTCCGCATCGATCCCGAGGTGTTCGGCCCCTTCCTGCGCTCGCTCGGCCACGTGTTCCGCAATGCGGTCGACCATGGTATCGAGGACCCCGATTCCCGCCTGTCCACCGGCAAAAGCGAGGTGGGCACCATCACCTGCGCCATCCGCCGGGCCGATGGCGCGCTCAGCATCGACATCGCCGACGACGGCAGCGGCATCGATGTGGAAACCCTGCGCCGCCGCGCCGCCGAACTGACGTCGGCCGATGTCAGCGGCTGGGGCCTGGCCGATCTGGTCTTCGCCGACGGCGTCAGCGTGCGGACCGAAGCCACCGAGCTTTCCGGGCGCGGTGTCGGCATGACCGCCGTGAAGGCCAGCGTCGAGGAGTTGGGCGGCAGCGTCAGCATCAATTCCCGGCCGGGCCACGGCACCTTGTTCCAGTTCCATATCCCCTTCCCGCCGCAGGTGGAGGGGCGTGCCCAATGA
- a CDS encoding response regulator produces the protein MTFCKLKFPPTMAAVLSRSRDYLQDEIGLKVSRAKPRIGNIDALQLRDMTAVVCTGGPVKLIIAFSFQRPLLEHIREILTASMDVAEEELELYLRETAAEIVNVILGHATADLAEEGNDMELSPPRVLDQEKNILRPKKATFTSIEMATNYGILDINFVGPSELFDHDLNIIDEKKTQGGDMHPLKVLIVDDSLLTVRTLTGMLTELGHLVVQTAGSGALALEAYRQAKPDLVTMDITMPDMDGIEATGGILKEFPDANIIMVTSHGQQGMVMKAVKAGAKGYVLKPIKADKLREMISRVFKT, from the coding sequence ATGACATTCTGCAAATTGAAGTTTCCGCCCACGATGGCGGCGGTGCTCTCGCGCAGCCGGGACTACCTCCAAGACGAGATCGGCCTCAAGGTCTCCAGAGCTAAGCCGCGCATCGGCAATATCGACGCGCTGCAATTACGCGATATGACCGCCGTCGTCTGCACCGGAGGGCCGGTCAAGCTGATCATCGCCTTCAGCTTCCAGCGCCCCCTGCTCGAACATATCCGGGAAATTCTCACCGCCTCCATGGACGTGGCCGAGGAAGAACTCGAACTCTACCTGCGGGAAACGGCGGCCGAGATCGTCAACGTCATTCTCGGGCACGCCACCGCCGACCTGGCGGAAGAAGGCAACGACATGGAATTGTCTCCGCCCAGGGTCCTGGACCAAGAAAAGAACATTCTTCGTCCTAAAAAGGCGACTTTCACCTCGATCGAGATGGCAACCAATTATGGTATCCTCGATATCAACTTCGTCGGGCCATCCGAACTTTTCGACCATGACCTGAACATAATCGACGAGAAAAAAACTCAAGGGGGGGACATGCACCCACTGAAGGTCCTTATTGTCGATGACTCCCTGCTGACGGTCCGGACACTGACCGGCATGCTGACCGAACTTGGACATCTGGTCGTCCAGACGGCGGGAAGCGGGGCCCTGGCCCTGGAGGCCTATCGACAAGCCAAGCCCGACCTGGTCACCATGGACATCACCATGCCCGACATGGACGGCATCGAGGCCACCGGCGGCATCCTCAAGGAATTTCCCGATGCCAACATCATCATGGTGACCTCGCATGGACAGCAGGGTATGGTCATGAAGGCGGTGAAGGCGGGGGCGAAGGGCTATGTCCTGAAACCCATCAAGGCCGACAAGCTGCGCGAGATGATCTCGCGGGTGTTCAAGACCTGA
- a CDS encoding GGDEF domain-containing protein, with amino-acid sequence MATASRREHTAKGARSDGTFDVIPFPIYVVDTQTLELVSVNQAMRRKTGAVTGQTCHDAIYGQPSPCHFCKIAPLSEAAALGPATMVFEHFNDRDDCWYQLNETLMDWFDGRRVKHSIAVDIGALKDAQNELSEAYALLALKSVELERASITDTLTGLFNRRRLDEAYAHELDRAQRYAKPVSLIISDVDHFKSVNDTHGHQTGDDVLKTIAGLLRSGVRAVDIVGRWGGEEFLVICPDTDLDGAVALAEKLRASIAEEPVATIGSTTASFGVAQYRDGESFKDTVARADTALYRAKINGRNRVES; translated from the coding sequence ATGGCCACGGCGTCAAGGCGCGAACACACGGCGAAAGGCGCCCGCAGTGATGGCACGTTCGACGTCATCCCGTTTCCCATCTACGTGGTCGACACCCAGACCCTGGAACTGGTCAGCGTCAACCAGGCCATGCGGCGGAAAACCGGAGCGGTGACGGGGCAAACCTGCCACGACGCCATCTACGGCCAGCCGTCACCCTGCCATTTCTGCAAGATCGCCCCCCTGTCCGAGGCGGCAGCCTTAGGGCCGGCCACCATGGTGTTCGAGCATTTCAACGACCGCGACGATTGCTGGTACCAGTTGAACGAGACCTTGATGGACTGGTTCGACGGCCGTCGGGTCAAGCATTCCATCGCCGTGGATATCGGCGCGCTCAAGGACGCCCAGAACGAGCTGTCGGAAGCCTATGCCCTTCTCGCATTGAAAAGCGTCGAACTGGAAAGGGCCTCCATCACCGACACCCTGACCGGGCTGTTCAACCGCCGCCGCCTGGACGAGGCCTATGCCCACGAACTGGACCGTGCCCAGCGCTATGCCAAGCCGGTTTCCCTGATCATCAGCGATGTGGACCATTTCAAGTCGGTCAACGACACCCATGGCCACCAGACCGGCGACGACGTGCTGAAGACCATCGCCGGATTGCTGCGCAGCGGTGTCCGCGCGGTGGACATCGTCGGACGCTGGGGCGGCGAGGAATTTCTGGTCATCTGCCCGGATACCGACCTGGACGGAGCCGTGGCCCTGGCCGAAAAACTGCGGGCTTCCATCGCCGAAGAGCCGGTCGCCACCATCGGCTCCACCACCGCGTCGTTCGGCGTCGCGCAGTACCGGGACGGCGAGTCGTTCAAGGATACGGTGGCCCGTGCCGACACGGCGCTCTACCGGGCCAAGATCAACGGCCGCAATCGCGTCGAATCCTGA
- a CDS encoding HupU protein: MIAPSPPPDTFNVLWLQAASCGGCTMSALAADDSGLLRALERFGIRLLWHPSLSEECGAEALATLEDCATGRVRLDCLCVEGSVLLGPGGSGRFQMLSGSGKPMKDWIARLAAKANHVVAVGSCAAFGGVPAAGHNPTDARGLHYSGWDLGGALGKGFRSASNLPVVNIAGCAPHPGWIVETLAALALGEVTPAHLDALGRPRAYADHLAHHGCGRNEFYEFKASAARPSDRGCLMENLGCRATQAPGDCNIRRWNGYGSCTDGGYACINCTSPAFETPSGPFQETAKVAGIPVGLPVDMPKAWFVALAALSKSATPQRVRTNAHADHVIVPPARRPSKTP, translated from the coding sequence ATGATCGCGCCGTCCCCTCCTCCCGACACTTTCAACGTCTTGTGGCTGCAGGCCGCCAGCTGCGGCGGCTGCACCATGTCGGCCCTGGCGGCCGACGATTCGGGCTTGCTGCGCGCGCTCGAACGGTTCGGCATCCGCCTGCTGTGGCACCCTTCGCTCTCCGAGGAATGCGGCGCCGAGGCGCTGGCCACCCTCGAGGATTGCGCCACCGGCCGGGTCCGGCTGGACTGCCTGTGCGTCGAGGGCTCGGTGCTGCTGGGTCCCGGCGGCTCGGGCCGCTTCCAGATGCTGTCGGGCAGCGGCAAGCCCATGAAGGACTGGATCGCCCGCCTGGCCGCCAAGGCCAATCATGTGGTGGCGGTGGGCAGCTGCGCGGCGTTCGGCGGCGTACCGGCCGCCGGCCACAATCCCACCGACGCCCGCGGCCTGCACTATTCCGGCTGGGATTTGGGCGGCGCGCTGGGCAAGGGCTTCCGCTCGGCCTCAAACCTGCCGGTGGTCAACATCGCCGGCTGCGCCCCCCATCCGGGATGGATCGTCGAAACCCTGGCGGCCCTGGCGTTGGGCGAGGTGACGCCCGCGCATCTGGACGCCCTGGGACGGCCGCGCGCCTATGCCGACCATCTGGCCCATCACGGCTGTGGCCGCAACGAGTTCTACGAGTTCAAGGCCAGCGCGGCGCGCCCCTCGGATCGCGGCTGCCTGATGGAGAATCTGGGTTGCCGCGCCACCCAGGCGCCCGGCGACTGCAACATCCGCCGCTGGAACGGCTATGGCTCGTGCACCGATGGCGGTTACGCCTGCATCAACTGCACCTCACCCGCCTTCGAGACGCCTTCGGGTCCGTTTCAGGAAACCGCCAAGGTGGCCGGCATCCCGGTCGGCCTGCCGGTGGACATGCCCAAGGCGTGGTTCGTGGCCCTGGCGGCGCTGTCGAAATCGGCGACGCCCCAGCGGGTTCGCACCAACGCCCACGCCGACCACGTCATCGTTCCCCCCGCCCGCCGGCCTTCGAAGACGCCATGA
- a CDS encoding trimeric intracellular cation channel family protein: protein MLIGQFTLPLAFDLAATFLFAVTGALTAMRKGYDFVGVFFLALVTGIGGGLLRDGLFLQQVPAVLGSHYLLSVVVATIIGLVFGQSLNRLSLVFLLVDALGLGLYTVFGAQKALNAGLGWVPALLIGVINAVGGGVLRDVMTREDPLIFRPGEFYAAAALAGGATFAVLALAAGLAAQLAALAGIAVTVLVRVASVRFGWHTPAARALIGRDDPPGEA, encoded by the coding sequence ATGCTGATCGGCCAGTTCACCCTGCCGCTCGCCTTCGACCTGGCCGCCACCTTCCTGTTCGCGGTCACCGGGGCCTTGACCGCCATGCGCAAGGGCTACGATTTCGTCGGCGTGTTCTTCCTGGCCCTGGTCACCGGCATCGGCGGCGGATTGCTGCGCGATGGTCTTTTCCTGCAGCAGGTGCCGGCGGTCCTGGGCTCCCACTACCTGCTGTCGGTGGTGGTGGCCACCATCATCGGCCTGGTGTTCGGACAAAGCCTCAACCGCCTGTCCCTGGTCTTCCTGCTGGTGGATGCCCTGGGTCTGGGGCTCTACACCGTGTTCGGGGCGCAGAAGGCGCTGAACGCCGGGCTGGGCTGGGTTCCGGCCTTGCTGATCGGGGTGATCAACGCGGTGGGCGGCGGCGTGCTGCGCGACGTGATGACCCGGGAGGACCCGCTGATCTTCCGTCCGGGCGAGTTCTATGCCGCCGCGGCCCTGGCCGGGGGGGCGACCTTCGCCGTCCTGGCCCTGGCCGCGGGTCTGGCCGCCCAGCTGGCCGCCCTGGCCGGAATAGCCGTCACCGTGCTGGTTCGGGTGGCCTCGGTGCGATTCGGCTGGCACACCCCGGCAGCCCGCGCCCTGATCGGCCGCGACGATCCACCGGGAGAGGCTTGA